From a region of the Mauremys mutica isolate MM-2020 ecotype Southern chromosome 12, ASM2049712v1, whole genome shotgun sequence genome:
- the COPRS gene encoding coordinator of PRMT5 and differentiation stimulator: MSRWNIISMETIHYLLKADLVLRAAGGRKDREATPALQKITVAAGDCTCHEEEELVKGGKIVNWRPRKGCLARNVSDGESHQSRFSGCPCYESDTTHSDSSGPPIKCIGDFDDFQSDLENWELDDEACVVSFPELKIDSQYEEEDWDKELEDAECNPYDAEDIDYGSLQENCLLASCTWQEESLYNPRCHHAAPLSLSSPNRMPEVGQFDDADD, translated from the exons ATGTCCAGGTGGAACATTATTAGTATGGAGACAATCCACTATTTGCTCAAGGCTGACCTGGTGCTGAgggctgcaggaggcagaaaggaCAGAGAGGCCACGCCTGCCTTGCAGAAG ATAACGGTGGCTGCAGGTGACTGCACATGTCATGAGGAAGAAGAGCTTGTGAAGGGAGGGAAAATTGTGAATTGGAGGCCTAGAAAAG GCTGTTTGGCAAGGAACGTTTCTGATGGTGAGTCTCACCAGAGTAGATTTTCTGGTTGCCCTTGCTATGAAAGTGACACTACTCATTCAGATTCCTCGGGGCCTCCTATTAAATGTATTGGTGACTTTGATGACTTCCAGAGTGACCTTGAGAACTGGGAGTTGGATGATGAAGCCTGTGTTGTATCTTTCCCTGAGCTGAAAATTGATTCTCAGTACGAGGAAGAGGACTGGGATAAAGAATTGGAGGATGCTGAATGTAATCCTTATG ACGCGGAAGATATCGACTATGGTAGTCTTCAGGAAAATTGTCTACTGGCATCATGTACATGGCAAGAAGAATCATTGTATAATCCCAGGTGTCACCATGCAGCTCCACTCTCTCTGAGTTCGCCAAA
- the UTP6 gene encoding U3 small nucleolar RNA-associated protein 6 homolog isoform X2: MAERIEQRIEARLPELEQLERVGLFTRKEIKAVIKKASALEYKIQRRALHKEDFINYIQYEINLLELIKKRRSRIGYSFKKDEIEYSIVQRIQGLFRRATEKWKDDVQLWLSHVAFCKKWNKKIQLSKVFSAMLAIHPNKPALWIMAAKWEMEERFSSESARHLFLRALRFHPESPKLYQEYFRMELMHAEKQKKEKKEFEQAKMDLGEFSYSEEVLNGEMARIIYRNAVEKIKGAEFYLSLLSIAKLFDFTQDLQKDILENLQAEHADDPLTWDYMARRELEMGSLPSPECSSKQMKASEVAQKEERCCAVFEEAVTALPTEAMWKCYVTFCLERLNRKTNSEELRRKRLERTLCVFSRAQESTLLPETLYKQWLHLLLEVGLSEKATEVAAAATKRFSQSVEMWHTRLQVLIKLNSSDVAQCFEEAVRQGCLPLWTLWVEWSEGANSKEDTQALYQRSLFVIDPADSVTMKEKYLDWAYRDGGYKKAKKVFTSLHESRPFSLEFFRKMIEIEKEQESCKMLNLREYYERALREFGSTDSDVWLDYIKEELSHPQGKPVNCGNIHWRAMKMLEGELVEKFVSKYTLLQTGHL, encoded by the exons ATGGCGGAGCGGATCGAGCAGCGCATCGaggcccggctgccggagctggagcagctggagCGGGTCGGGCTCTTCACGCGCAAAGAGATTAA GGCAGTCATTAAGAAGGCCTCAGCTCTAGAATACAAAATACAGAGGAGAGCTCTCCATAAGGAAGACTTTATCAATTACATTCAG TATGAAATTAATCTGTTGGAACTGATCAAGAAAAGAAGATCG CGCATTGGATATTCATTTAAGAAGGATGAGATTGAGTATTCTATTGTGCAGCGAATACAGGGCCTCTTCAGGCGTGCCACAGAAAAATGGAAA GATGATGTGCAGCTGTGGTTGTCGCATGTGGCTTTTTGCAAGAAATGG aataaaaaaattcagcttagcAAGGTGTTTTCTGCCATGCTAGCCATTCATCCGAACAAACCAG CATTGTGGATTATGGCTGCCAAGTGGGAAATGGAGGAACGGTTCTCGTCTGAAAGCGCCAGGCACTTGTTCCTTCGTGCATTGCGCTTCCATCCAGAGTCTCCAAAACTGTATCAAGAA TATTTCAGAATGGAGCTGATGCATGCTGAaaagcagaaaaaagaaaagaaagagtttGAACAAGCCAAGATGGACTTG GGCGAGTTCAGTTATTCTGAGGAGGTTCTTAATGGGGAAATGGCTCGAATAATCTACAGAAATGCTGTTGAGAAAATCAAAG GTGCTGAGTTCTACCTGTCCTTGCTTTCAATTGCAAAGCTCTTTGATTTTACACAAGACTTGCAAAAAGATATTCTTGAAAA CTTGCAGGCCGAGCATGCTGATGATCCTCTTACATGGGACTACATGGCCCGTCGAGAGCTGGAGATGGGGTCCTTGCCATCCCCAGAATGTTCATCTAAGCAGATGAAAGCATCCGAGGTGGCCCAGAAGGAGGAGCGGTGCTGTGCAGTCTTTGAGGAAGCAGTGACAGCGCTCCCCACAG AGGCCATGTGGAAATGCTATGTCACTTTTTGCTTGGAGAGACTTAACAGGAAAACCAACAGTGAGGAATTGAGAAGGAAG agGCTGGAAAGGACTCTGTGTGTGTTCAGCAGAGCCCAGGAGTCCACCTTGCTGCCAGAGACTTTATACAAACAGTGG CTTCACCTGTTACTGGAGGTTGGCCTTTCTGAGAAGGCCACAGAGGTAGCTGCAGCTGCAACCAAACGGTTCAGCCAGTCGGTGGAAATGTGGCACACGAGACTGCAGGTGCTAATCAAACTGAACAGCAGCGATGTGGCCCAGTGTTTTGAGGAAGCTGTGAGACAA GGCTGTTTACCGTTGTGGACTCTATGGGTGGAATGGAGTGAAGGAGCAAACAGCAAGGAAGACACACAAGCCCTCTACCAG AGATCCTTATTTGTCATTGACCCAGCTGACTCAGTAACCATGAAAGAGAAGTACCTTGATTGGGCCTACAGAGATGGCGGTTATAAGAAAGCAAAGAAAGTCTTTACCAg CCTGCATGAAAGTCGCCCATTTTCACTCGAGTTCTTCAGGAAAATGATCGAAATAGAGAAGGAGCAA GAATCCTGCAAGATGCTTAATCTGAGAGAATACTATGAACGGGCCCTGAGAGAGTTTGGTTCTACAGATTCTG ATGTCTGGCTAGATTACATCAAAGAGGAGCTAAGCCATCCCCAAGGCAAACCAGTAAACTGCGGGAACATTCACTGGAGAGCTATGAAGATGCTAGAGGGAGAGCTAGTGGAAAAATTTGTTTCCAAATACACTTTGCTGCAAACTGGACAtttgtga
- the UTP6 gene encoding U3 small nucleolar RNA-associated protein 6 homolog isoform X1 — protein sequence MAERIEQRIEARLPELEQLERVGLFTRKEIKAVIKKASALEYKIQRRALHKEDFINYIQYEINLLELIKKRRSRIGYSFKKDEIEYSIVQRIQGLFRRATEKWKDDVQLWLSHVAFCKKWNKKIQLSKVFSAMLAIHPNKPALWIMAAKWEMEERFSSESARHLFLRALRFHPESPKLYQEYFRMELMHAEKQKKEKKEFEQAKMDLGEFSYSEEVLNGEMARIIYRNAVEKIKGAEFYLSLLSIAKLFDFTQDLQKDILENLQAEHADDPLTWDYMARRELEMGSLPSPECSSKQMKASEVAQKEERCCAVFEEAVTALPTEAMWKCYVTFCLERLNRKTNSEELRRKRLERTLCVFSRAQESTLLPETLYKQWLHLLLEVGLSEKATEVAAAATKRFSQSVEMWHTRLQVLIKLNSSDVAQCFEEAVRQVKSKGCLPLWTLWVEWSEGANSKEDTQALYQRSLFVIDPADSVTMKEKYLDWAYRDGGYKKAKKVFTSLHESRPFSLEFFRKMIEIEKEQESCKMLNLREYYERALREFGSTDSDVWLDYIKEELSHPQGKPVNCGNIHWRAMKMLEGELVEKFVSKYTLLQTGHL from the exons ATGGCGGAGCGGATCGAGCAGCGCATCGaggcccggctgccggagctggagcagctggagCGGGTCGGGCTCTTCACGCGCAAAGAGATTAA GGCAGTCATTAAGAAGGCCTCAGCTCTAGAATACAAAATACAGAGGAGAGCTCTCCATAAGGAAGACTTTATCAATTACATTCAG TATGAAATTAATCTGTTGGAACTGATCAAGAAAAGAAGATCG CGCATTGGATATTCATTTAAGAAGGATGAGATTGAGTATTCTATTGTGCAGCGAATACAGGGCCTCTTCAGGCGTGCCACAGAAAAATGGAAA GATGATGTGCAGCTGTGGTTGTCGCATGTGGCTTTTTGCAAGAAATGG aataaaaaaattcagcttagcAAGGTGTTTTCTGCCATGCTAGCCATTCATCCGAACAAACCAG CATTGTGGATTATGGCTGCCAAGTGGGAAATGGAGGAACGGTTCTCGTCTGAAAGCGCCAGGCACTTGTTCCTTCGTGCATTGCGCTTCCATCCAGAGTCTCCAAAACTGTATCAAGAA TATTTCAGAATGGAGCTGATGCATGCTGAaaagcagaaaaaagaaaagaaagagtttGAACAAGCCAAGATGGACTTG GGCGAGTTCAGTTATTCTGAGGAGGTTCTTAATGGGGAAATGGCTCGAATAATCTACAGAAATGCTGTTGAGAAAATCAAAG GTGCTGAGTTCTACCTGTCCTTGCTTTCAATTGCAAAGCTCTTTGATTTTACACAAGACTTGCAAAAAGATATTCTTGAAAA CTTGCAGGCCGAGCATGCTGATGATCCTCTTACATGGGACTACATGGCCCGTCGAGAGCTGGAGATGGGGTCCTTGCCATCCCCAGAATGTTCATCTAAGCAGATGAAAGCATCCGAGGTGGCCCAGAAGGAGGAGCGGTGCTGTGCAGTCTTTGAGGAAGCAGTGACAGCGCTCCCCACAG AGGCCATGTGGAAATGCTATGTCACTTTTTGCTTGGAGAGACTTAACAGGAAAACCAACAGTGAGGAATTGAGAAGGAAG agGCTGGAAAGGACTCTGTGTGTGTTCAGCAGAGCCCAGGAGTCCACCTTGCTGCCAGAGACTTTATACAAACAGTGG CTTCACCTGTTACTGGAGGTTGGCCTTTCTGAGAAGGCCACAGAGGTAGCTGCAGCTGCAACCAAACGGTTCAGCCAGTCGGTGGAAATGTGGCACACGAGACTGCAGGTGCTAATCAAACTGAACAGCAGCGATGTGGCCCAGTGTTTTGAGGAAGCTGTGAGACAAGTGAAATCTAAG GGCTGTTTACCGTTGTGGACTCTATGGGTGGAATGGAGTGAAGGAGCAAACAGCAAGGAAGACACACAAGCCCTCTACCAG AGATCCTTATTTGTCATTGACCCAGCTGACTCAGTAACCATGAAAGAGAAGTACCTTGATTGGGCCTACAGAGATGGCGGTTATAAGAAAGCAAAGAAAGTCTTTACCAg CCTGCATGAAAGTCGCCCATTTTCACTCGAGTTCTTCAGGAAAATGATCGAAATAGAGAAGGAGCAA GAATCCTGCAAGATGCTTAATCTGAGAGAATACTATGAACGGGCCCTGAGAGAGTTTGGTTCTACAGATTCTG ATGTCTGGCTAGATTACATCAAAGAGGAGCTAAGCCATCCCCAAGGCAAACCAGTAAACTGCGGGAACATTCACTGGAGAGCTATGAAGATGCTAGAGGGAGAGCTAGTGGAAAAATTTGTTTCCAAATACACTTTGCTGCAAACTGGACAtttgtga